A genomic window from Salvia splendens isolate huo1 chromosome 11, SspV2, whole genome shotgun sequence includes:
- the LOC121755193 gene encoding glucan endo-1,3-beta-D-glucosidase-like, which produces MARNRVTIYCFTLLHMASLLLSSGSSSKPTDQIKLQESDTISSTQKDITTPITTIPTANNPYTTTPMLNPTDSNSDQSPTIMNPANPQMTPLSTNSPTPSAGSWCIASSSSVSQAALQLALDYACGHGADCSPIQQGGGCFAPNTLRHHASFAFNSYYQKNPIPTSCNFGGAAVTTSIDPSYETCQYPSTSTSSSLLNITNSSGSRVFGGGRPITPATSASCIPCFHYTLAYLIITIVVALLW; this is translated from the exons ATGGCAAGAAACAGAGTAACCATTTACTGCTTCACACTCCTTCACATGGCTTCTCTTCTCCTCTCTTCAG GTTCAAGTTCCAAACCAACGGACCAAATCAAACTGCAAGAATCAGACACAATCTCCAGCACACAAAAGGACATAACAACCCCAATCACAACAATTCCAACAGCCAACAACCCTTACACAACAACTCCAATGCTAAATCCAACTGATTCCAACTCTGATCAATCCCCAACCATCATGAACCCTGCCAATCCCCAAATGACTCCTCTGTCCACAAACTCACCCACTCCCTCGGCCGGGAGCTGGTGCatcgcctcctcctcctccgtctCCCAAGCCGCCCTCCAGCTCGCCCTCGACTACGCCTGTGGCCACGGGGCAGACTGCTCCCCCATCCAGCAAGGCGGGGGCTGCTTCGCCCCCAACACCCTCCGCCACCACGCCTCCTTCGCCTTCAACAGCTATTATCAGAAGAATCCCATCCCCACTAGCTGCAACTTTGGTGGGGCCGCCGTCACCACCAGCATTGATCCAA GTTACGAGACATGCCAATATCCATCAACTAG TACAAGTTCATCTCTGCTGAATATAACCAACTCGAGTGGTTCGAGAGTTTTTGGAGGGGGTCGACCGATCACACCGGCTACTTCAGCAAGCTGCATCCCTTGTTTTCACTACACATTAGCATATTTGATTATTACTATTGTAGTAGCTTTGTTATGGTAA
- the LOC121756307 gene encoding ribose-phosphate pyrophosphokinase 4-like isoform X1 yields MPSNNSHCNSTFSPLCSSVCLREMERSKKKVLLFYCVEAEELARKVAAQSNLIQLQSINWRSFADGFPNLFIKNAHDIRGQHVAFLGSFSSPSVIFEQLSVIYALPMLFCASFSVVLPFFPTGSFERIEEEGDVATAFTLARMLSNTPISRGGPTSLVIYDIHALQERFYFGDSILPVFESGIPLLKERLQQLPESDKIVVAFPDDGAWKRFHKLLDHFPMIICNKVREGDKRIVRIKEGNPAGCHVVIVDDLVQSGGTLIECQKVLAAQGAAKVSAYVTHGVFPNKSWERFVHKNDNVSGKAFTHFWISDSCPLTVEAISGKAPFEVLSLAKSISDALQI; encoded by the exons ATGCCATCGAATAATAGCCATTGCAATTCCACTTTTTCTCCACTCTGCAGCTCAGTGTGTTTGAGAGAGATGGAGAGGTCAAAGAAGAAAGTGTTGCTTTTCTACTGTGTGGAAGCTGAGGAATTGGCTCGCAAAGTTGCTGCTCAATCCAATCTCATCCAGCTTCAATCCATCAACTGGAG GAGCTTTGCTGATGGATTTCCGAATCTGTTCATTAAAAATGCACATGACATACGAGGCCAACACGTTGCGTTTCTAGGATCGTTCAGCTCCCCTTCGGTCATATTTGAGCAGCTTTCGGTCATTTATGCACTTCCAATGTTGTTCTGTGCCTCATTCTCCGTTGTGTTGCCTTTCTTTCCGACTGGCTCCTTTGAGCGAATCGAAGAAGAGGGTGACGTTGCAACTGCGTTTACCTTGGCTAGAATGCTTTCTAATACTCCTATCTCGAGGGGTGGTCCAACCAGTCTGGTTATCTATGATATACATGCTTTGCAG GAGAGGTTTTATTTTGGTGATAGTATTCTACCTGTTTTTGAGAGTGGGATCCCACTATTAAAGGAACGGCTTCAGCAACTTCCAGAATCGGATAAG ATAGTTGTTGCGTTTCCAGATGATGGAGCGTGGAAACGTTTTCACAAGTTgcttgatcattttcctatg ATCATCTGCAACAAAGTTCGTGAAGGCGACAAGAGAATAGTGAGGATAAAAGAGGGCAATCCCGCAGGTTGCCATGTTGTCATTGTTGACGACTTAGTGCAATCAGGTGGCACCTTGATCGAGTGTCAG AAAGTTTTGGCAGCACAAGGTGCAGCAAAGGTGAGCGCATACGTCACTCATGGTGTGTTTCCAAACAAGTCTTGGGAGCGGTTCGTTCACAAGAACGACAATG TTTCAGGGAAGGCGTTCACCCACTTTTGGATCAGTGACTCGTGCCCCCTGACCGTTGAAGCCATCTCCGGAAAAGCTCCTTTCGAAGTGTTGAGCCTTGCTAAATCCATATCCGACGCCCTCCAAATCTAA
- the LOC121756307 gene encoding ribose-phosphate pyrophosphokinase 4-like isoform X2, whose amino-acid sequence MPSNNSHCNSTFSPLCSSVCLREMERSKKKVLLFYCVEAEELARKVAAQSNLIQLQSINWRSFADGFPNLFIKNAHDIRGQHVAFLGSFSSPSVIFEQLSVIYALPMLFCASFSVVLPFFPTGSFERIEEEGDVATAFTLARMLSNTPISRGGPTSLVIYDIHALQERFYFGDSILPVFESGIPLLKERLQQLPESDKIVVAFPDDGAWKRFHKLLDHFPMIICNKVREGDKRIVRIKEGNPAGCHVVIVDDLVQSGGTLIECQKVLAAQGAAKVSAYVTHGVFPNKSWERFVHKNDNGKAFTHFWISDSCPLTVEAISGKAPFEVLSLAKSISDALQI is encoded by the exons ATGCCATCGAATAATAGCCATTGCAATTCCACTTTTTCTCCACTCTGCAGCTCAGTGTGTTTGAGAGAGATGGAGAGGTCAAAGAAGAAAGTGTTGCTTTTCTACTGTGTGGAAGCTGAGGAATTGGCTCGCAAAGTTGCTGCTCAATCCAATCTCATCCAGCTTCAATCCATCAACTGGAG GAGCTTTGCTGATGGATTTCCGAATCTGTTCATTAAAAATGCACATGACATACGAGGCCAACACGTTGCGTTTCTAGGATCGTTCAGCTCCCCTTCGGTCATATTTGAGCAGCTTTCGGTCATTTATGCACTTCCAATGTTGTTCTGTGCCTCATTCTCCGTTGTGTTGCCTTTCTTTCCGACTGGCTCCTTTGAGCGAATCGAAGAAGAGGGTGACGTTGCAACTGCGTTTACCTTGGCTAGAATGCTTTCTAATACTCCTATCTCGAGGGGTGGTCCAACCAGTCTGGTTATCTATGATATACATGCTTTGCAG GAGAGGTTTTATTTTGGTGATAGTATTCTACCTGTTTTTGAGAGTGGGATCCCACTATTAAAGGAACGGCTTCAGCAACTTCCAGAATCGGATAAG ATAGTTGTTGCGTTTCCAGATGATGGAGCGTGGAAACGTTTTCACAAGTTgcttgatcattttcctatg ATCATCTGCAACAAAGTTCGTGAAGGCGACAAGAGAATAGTGAGGATAAAAGAGGGCAATCCCGCAGGTTGCCATGTTGTCATTGTTGACGACTTAGTGCAATCAGGTGGCACCTTGATCGAGTGTCAG AAAGTTTTGGCAGCACAAGGTGCAGCAAAGGTGAGCGCATACGTCACTCATGGTGTGTTTCCAAACAAGTCTTGGGAGCGGTTCGTTCACAAGAACGACAATG GGAAGGCGTTCACCCACTTTTGGATCAGTGACTCGTGCCCCCTGACCGTTGAAGCCATCTCCGGAAAAGCTCCTTTCGAAGTGTTGAGCCTTGCTAAATCCATATCCGACGCCCTCCAAATCTAA